A window of the Mucilaginibacter sp. cycad4 genome harbors these coding sequences:
- a CDS encoding FKBP-type peptidyl-prolyl cis-trans isomerase: MNRILIVLLLLGVIAGGCVKSSVSPLVQYNKQKEIDSTIIADYLAANSTLKAKKIDTTGVYYIVNDGEEGTGNVLYTSSTQVTVGFTGKILTSGFVFAQTDQFHPTYILGGVIKGWQLGIPQIKPGGKVRLLIPSRYAYGPYAQDSIHLPANSVLDFQIQLYGVTN; encoded by the coding sequence ATGAACAGGATTCTGATAGTTTTATTGCTTTTAGGCGTTATTGCAGGCGGTTGTGTCAAATCATCTGTTAGCCCGTTAGTACAATATAACAAACAAAAAGAAATTGACAGTACTATCATAGCTGATTACCTGGCTGCTAATAGCACATTGAAAGCTAAAAAGATAGACACAACGGGTGTTTATTATATAGTAAACGACGGAGAAGAAGGTACCGGCAATGTACTTTATACCAGTTCGACACAGGTTACAGTTGGGTTTACCGGTAAAATCCTAACATCAGGTTTTGTGTTTGCCCAAACGGATCAGTTTCACCCTACCTATATATTGGGGGGGGTAATAAAAGGCTGGCAGTTAGGTATCCCGCAAATCAAACCGGGAGGTAAGGTTCGGTTGCTGATCCCATCGCGTTATGCCTATGGACCATATGCGCAGGATTCGATACATTTGCCGGCAAATTCGGTACTTGATTTTCAAATTCAGCTGTATGGCGTAACCAATTAA
- a CDS encoding deoxyribodipyrimidine photo-lyase — protein MDHKTPVTLFWFRRDLRLDDNAGLYHALKSGNPVLPVFIFDKEILDQLEDKDDARVTFIHQTIESLSTQLHKHSSSLLVLHHKAVDAWDKLIKEYNIAEVYTNHDYEPYAIKRDNEVRVKLEKHDISFKTYKDQVIFEKDEVVKDDGKPYTVYTPYQRKWHGALKPFYLKPYPTKRYLKNLYKTRALPIPSLKSFGFEKSNTLLPDKDYESIINGYKEQRDFPAVKGTSHIGMHLRFGTVSIRELAGTAYSYHDKTWLNELIWREFYMMILHHFPHTINHAFRPEYDRIHWVNDEKQFEAWCKGQTGFPIVDAGMRELNATGFMHNRVRMIVASFLSKDLLIDWRWGERYFARKLLDYEMASNVGGWQWAAGSGTDAAPYFRIFNPEAQTKKFDPGLQYIKKWVPEYADFSKYPKPIVDHGKARDRCLAAFKNALAK, from the coding sequence ATGGATCATAAAACACCGGTAACGTTATTCTGGTTCCGCCGCGATTTGCGGCTTGATGATAATGCAGGGCTTTATCATGCCCTCAAAAGCGGCAATCCGGTTTTACCTGTTTTTATTTTCGATAAAGAAATATTGGATCAACTTGAAGACAAAGACGATGCCCGGGTTACGTTCATTCATCAAACCATAGAAAGCTTAAGTACCCAACTTCATAAGCACAGTAGCAGCCTCCTGGTATTACACCACAAAGCCGTAGATGCCTGGGATAAGCTCATCAAAGAATATAATATTGCCGAAGTTTATACCAACCATGACTATGAACCCTATGCTATTAAACGCGATAATGAGGTACGCGTAAAACTTGAGAAGCATGACATCTCCTTCAAAACCTATAAAGACCAGGTCATATTTGAAAAGGATGAAGTGGTGAAAGATGACGGCAAACCCTATACTGTTTACACGCCGTACCAGCGTAAATGGCACGGTGCGCTAAAACCGTTTTATTTAAAACCCTACCCCACAAAAAGGTATTTAAAAAACCTGTATAAAACCCGCGCGTTACCTATACCCTCGTTAAAATCTTTTGGCTTTGAAAAAAGCAATACCCTTCTGCCGGATAAAGATTACGAAAGCATAATTAACGGCTACAAGGAACAGCGCGATTTTCCGGCCGTTAAAGGCACCTCACATATTGGTATGCACTTGCGCTTTGGTACGGTAAGCATCCGTGAGCTGGCGGGTACAGCTTACAGTTATCATGATAAAACCTGGCTTAATGAGCTCATCTGGCGGGAGTTTTATATGATGATATTACATCATTTTCCGCATACTATAAATCATGCTTTCAGGCCGGAGTATGATCGCATCCATTGGGTAAATGATGAAAAACAATTTGAGGCCTGGTGCAAAGGCCAAACCGGTTTCCCAATTGTTGATGCGGGGATGCGTGAGTTAAATGCAACAGGTTTTATGCACAACCGTGTGCGCATGATAGTGGCAAGCTTTTTAAGTAAAGACCTGCTGATTGACTGGCGATGGGGTGAACGTTATTTTGCCCGTAAACTGCTGGATTACGAAATGGCCAGTAATGTAGGAGGCTGGCAATGGGCGGCCGGGTCAGGTACAGATGCTGCACCATACTTCAGGATCTTTAATCCGGAAGCCCAAACCAAAAAGTTCGACCCCGGGCTTCAATACATAAAAAAATGGGTTCCGGAATATGCCGATTTCAGCAAATATCCAAAACCCATTGTTGATCACGGCAAAGCGCGCGACAGGTGTTTAGCAGCGTTTAAAAATGCGCTGGCTAAGTAA
- a CDS encoding Dabb family protein, whose amino-acid sequence MPILQNTFVHHVHFWLKNKADKDKLIEGLNILLPIPYIRDIHIGVPADTNRDVIDRSYDLSLLILFDSPKAQEAYQVDPTHIIFAEEYAKPLCSKVVVVDSVNI is encoded by the coding sequence ATGCCAATACTACAAAACACATTCGTCCACCACGTACATTTTTGGTTAAAAAACAAAGCCGATAAAGATAAACTGATTGAAGGGCTTAACATCCTCCTCCCTATTCCGTACATCCGCGATATACATATCGGCGTGCCAGCCGATACCAACCGCGATGTGATCGACCGTTCATATGATTTATCACTATTGATCTTATTTGATTCGCCCAAAGCCCAGGAGGCTTACCAGGTTGACCCTACCCACATCATCTTTGCCGAAGAATATGCCAAACCGCTATGCAGTAAAGTGGTGGTAGTTGACAGCGTAAATATATAG
- a CDS encoding FKBP-type peptidyl-prolyl cis-trans isomerase produces MKQTIFTLLVLISIGLISCRKDRNDPDIKQYDETQIKNYIAANSITGMLRDTTDGDTTGIYYKILSQGRGTPMDYSDQISFVFTIRTLDGKFISVDSLNANHYYGYLGHVSSSLPKGLQIAIHNLIKYKGTAARVIIPSHLAYGVNGYGSGSSSNANTHIGGNQSLDYYINVVSNQEVYDDAIIKNYIKTKGLTGFVPTADGVYVKVVTPGTGVGDAITDGSNFTCTYSGKYLNDVVFGSTTTDGNTISSFTVDAGLRVGVKEALTGQTAGAAVSMIIPSRFGYGTAGSSPIGSNVVLYFDFTIATVTN; encoded by the coding sequence ATGAAACAAACTATTTTTACGCTCTTAGTACTTATCTCTATAGGCCTTATATCATGCCGGAAAGACAGGAACGATCCGGACATCAAGCAATATGACGAAACCCAGATCAAGAATTACATAGCAGCAAACAGCATCACAGGTATGCTGCGTGATACAACCGACGGTGATACAACCGGTATTTACTACAAGATCCTTTCGCAAGGCCGCGGTACACCGATGGATTACTCTGATCAGATCTCATTTGTATTTACAATACGAACACTCGATGGCAAGTTTATCTCCGTTGACTCGCTTAATGCAAACCATTATTACGGTTATTTGGGCCATGTTAGCAGTTCGCTGCCCAAAGGCTTACAGATAGCTATCCACAACCTGATAAAATATAAGGGTACAGCAGCAAGGGTGATCATACCTTCACATTTGGCTTATGGCGTTAACGGTTACGGATCAGGCAGCTCAAGTAATGCCAATACCCACATCGGCGGTAACCAGAGTTTGGATTACTATATCAACGTGGTTTCAAACCAGGAGGTTTATGATGATGCTATCATTAAAAATTATATCAAAACTAAAGGACTTACCGGGTTTGTGCCTACCGCCGACGGCGTATATGTAAAAGTAGTTACCCCCGGTACAGGTGTTGGTGACGCGATTACTGACGGCTCCAATTTTACCTGTACATATTCGGGCAAATATTTAAATGATGTTGTATTTGGCAGCACCACTACAGATGGCAATACTATCTCTTCGTTCACAGTTGATGCCGGACTTAGAGTTGGGGTTAAAGAAGCATTGACCGGGCAAACTGCAGGAGCGGCTGTATCAATGATTATACCCTCAAGGTTTGGTTATGGGACTGCGGGTAGCTCACCGATAGGCTCCAATGTTGTGCTTTATTTTGATTTTACAATAGCTACAGTTACTAATTAA
- a CDS encoding SDR family oxidoreductase gives MKVLLAGANGYIGTRLIPVLLEKGHDVVCLVRDKRRFHEHSDFSGQVTLITGDLLKESNIEAFPEDLDAAYYLVHSMAQTQDFAALEALSAHNFVRALDKTSCKQTIFLSGITNDGNLSRHLESRRHVEDVLKEGKAALTVLRAAIIIGSGSASFEIIRDLTEKLPVMTVPRWVNTKCQPIGIRDVLGYLEGVMLIEKSFNKTFDIGGPDILSFKQMMLTYAKVRKLKRYMITIPFLSPKISSYWLYFVTSTSYTLAQSLVNSMKNETIMHDHSIDNVVPRKCLTYKECLELAFVKIEQNSIVSSWKDAFNQGYLNPGFMDQIKVPQNGTQEYKVKMPFERPAAEVFTNVLSIGGNRGWYYWDWIWNIRGFLDKIFGGVGSRRGRTSNIHISPGDVIDFWRVLLADRENKRLLLYAEMKLPGEAWLEFKIIERHGKQSLSQVATFRPSGLWGRIYWYAMWPFHLFIFNGMAKEIVNYTEKGH, from the coding sequence ATGAAGGTTTTACTTGCTGGTGCAAACGGCTATATTGGTACGAGGCTTATCCCGGTTTTGCTGGAGAAAGGCCATGACGTAGTTTGCCTGGTACGTGATAAACGGCGTTTCCATGAGCACAGCGATTTTAGCGGACAGGTCACCCTCATTACGGGCGATCTGCTTAAAGAATCAAATATAGAAGCATTTCCCGAAGATCTTGATGCAGCCTATTACCTGGTGCATTCCATGGCGCAAACGCAGGATTTTGCCGCGCTCGAAGCCCTTTCCGCGCATAACTTTGTACGGGCTCTTGATAAAACCAGCTGCAAACAAACCATATTTTTAAGCGGGATAACCAACGACGGCAACCTCTCGCGCCATCTGGAATCGCGACGGCATGTGGAGGATGTGCTGAAAGAAGGCAAAGCAGCATTAACTGTTTTGCGGGCAGCAATTATCATTGGTTCGGGCAGCGCCTCGTTCGAGATCATTCGCGATCTTACCGAAAAACTTCCGGTTATGACAGTACCGCGCTGGGTGAACACCAAATGCCAGCCAATTGGCATCCGCGATGTGCTGGGCTACCTGGAAGGGGTAATGCTGATCGAAAAATCGTTCAATAAAACTTTTGATATAGGCGGGCCCGATATTCTTTCTTTTAAACAAATGATGCTTACCTATGCCAAGGTACGTAAGCTGAAAAGGTATATGATTACCATACCTTTCCTGTCACCCAAAATATCATCATACTGGCTGTACTTTGTTACCTCAACAAGCTATACCCTTGCCCAAAGCCTGGTGAACAGCATGAAGAACGAAACTATAATGCACGATCATAGCATTGATAATGTAGTACCGCGAAAGTGCCTGACTTATAAAGAATGCCTTGAGCTTGCCTTTGTCAAGATCGAGCAAAACTCCATTGTGTCAAGCTGGAAAGATGCTTTTAACCAGGGCTATCTTAATCCGGGCTTTATGGACCAGATCAAAGTACCTCAGAACGGCACCCAGGAATATAAGGTAAAAATGCCCTTTGAACGCCCGGCTGCTGAAGTGTTCACCAACGTACTCTCCATAGGCGGTAACCGTGGCTGGTATTACTGGGACTGGATCTGGAACATCCGCGGGTTCCTGGATAAGATCTTCGGTGGTGTTGGCTCACGCAGGGGACGCACCAGCAATATTCATATAAGTCCGGGTGATGTGATTGATTTTTGGCGGGTTTTATTAGCCGACCGGGAGAATAAACGCCTGCTGTTATACGCCGAAATGAAACTACCCGGCGAAGCCTGGCTTGAATTTAAAATAATTGAACGACACGGTAAACAAAGTTTAAGCCAGGTAGCTACCTTTAGGCCCAGCGGTTTGTGGGGACGCATTTACTGGTATGCCATGTGGCCCTTTCACCTGTTTATATTTAACGGCATGGCAAAGGAAATTGTTAATTATACAGAAAAAGGTCATTGA
- a CDS encoding TIGR01777 family oxidoreductase, translated as MTRSILLTGGSGLLGGHLTKALLAKGYTISHLSRRAGNNDKVKTFIWDINNGIIDEHCIEGVDTIVHLAGSGIAEKRWTDARKNDLIDSRVKSIGMVYDLLKRKQHQVTSVISASGVGYYSDRGDELMYETNAPTDDFISQCCVLWEAAVDEGEKLGMRVLKFRTGVVLDKDGGALPTLTQPIKLFVGSPIGSGKQWVPWIHWQDVVDMYLLAIGNKDLDGVYNMVAPNPVTNKQLTQAVAKQLHKPLWAPNVPGFVLKLLLGEMSSIVLGSTKVSAQKIENAGFKFKFTNLEAALSAIYGS; from the coding sequence ATGACACGAAGTATATTATTAACCGGCGGATCGGGATTATTAGGCGGGCACCTTACCAAAGCTTTACTGGCTAAGGGTTATACCATAAGTCATTTAAGCCGCAGGGCGGGTAATAATGATAAGGTAAAAACCTTTATATGGGATATTAACAACGGTATTATTGATGAGCATTGCATAGAGGGGGTTGATACCATCGTGCACCTGGCCGGCTCAGGCATTGCCGAAAAACGGTGGACAGATGCCCGCAAAAATGACCTGATAGATAGCCGCGTAAAATCAATTGGAATGGTGTATGATTTGCTGAAACGTAAACAGCACCAGGTTACATCGGTAATTTCCGCATCGGGAGTTGGGTATTATAGCGACCGGGGCGATGAGCTGATGTATGAAACCAATGCACCTACCGACGACTTTATATCTCAATGCTGTGTATTATGGGAAGCTGCTGTTGATGAGGGCGAAAAGCTGGGTATGCGGGTTTTGAAATTCCGTACCGGGGTTGTGCTGGATAAAGATGGCGGGGCCTTGCCGACACTCACGCAACCCATTAAATTATTTGTTGGTTCACCCATTGGCAGCGGTAAACAATGGGTGCCCTGGATCCACTGGCAGGACGTGGTGGATATGTACCTTTTAGCGATCGGGAATAAAGACCTTGACGGTGTTTATAATATGGTTGCGCCAAACCCTGTTACCAATAAGCAATTAACCCAGGCTGTGGCCAAACAATTACATAAACCATTGTGGGCGCCAAATGTACCGGGCTTTGTGCTCAAACTTTTATTGGGTGAAATGAGCAGCATTGTATTGGGCAGCACCAAAGTATCGGCACAAAAAATTGAGAACGCCGGGTTCAAATTTAAATTTACTAACCTGGAGGCCGCTTTAAGTGCGATATATGGATCATAA
- a CDS encoding YbjN domain-containing protein, producing MLELLKSYFEQQNWKYSYVDDETKLNITINGENGSFECHAGYFNDETHGGFIFLSIVGSDCPDNKKIQMAELLTRLNFDQYLGNFELDFETGEIRYKTSLVYNKIQPDLEMVDNLIKFNIIVMDNSLPGIIGLIYNDLAPLEAYELANKGV from the coding sequence ATGCTTGAATTACTTAAATCATATTTCGAGCAACAGAACTGGAAGTACTCGTATGTAGATGACGAAACTAAATTAAATATTACTATTAATGGTGAAAATGGAAGTTTTGAGTGCCATGCCGGTTATTTTAACGATGAGACACACGGTGGATTTATCTTCCTGTCGATAGTTGGAAGTGATTGCCCGGACAACAAAAAGATTCAAATGGCTGAATTATTGACACGATTAAATTTTGATCAATATTTAGGTAATTTCGAGTTGGATTTTGAAACAGGGGAGATTAGATATAAAACCAGTTTGGTATATAATAAGATTCAACCTGATTTGGAAATGGTTGACAACCTAATAAAGTTTAATATAATAGTTATGGACAATTCCCTTCCAGGGATAATTGGATTAATTTACAATGATCTAGCTCCTTTAGAAGCTTATGAATTAGCTAATAAAGGTGTTTAA
- a CDS encoding MarR family winged helix-turn-helix transcriptional regulator, giving the protein MHNNVKHQETIDYFIKIVWQTMANRYNQLVTEFGFTQSIGYLLINIDEKEGTTVSQAAALLGLKSTSLSRMLSQLETTGLIYRESNEGDKRSVKIYLTALGKEKRHQARVIVRQFNNYLDANISEADKQHLIETLKKLNKLTVNYKP; this is encoded by the coding sequence ATGCATAACAATGTAAAACACCAGGAAACCATTGACTATTTTATAAAGATAGTGTGGCAAACCATGGCTAACCGTTACAACCAGCTGGTTACTGAGTTTGGCTTTACACAATCAATAGGTTACCTGCTTATTAATATCGACGAAAAGGAAGGCACCACCGTATCGCAGGCTGCTGCCTTGCTGGGGCTTAAATCAACCAGCTTGTCGCGTATGCTTAGTCAGCTGGAAACCACCGGGCTTATATATCGCGAAAGCAACGAAGGAGATAAGCGATCTGTTAAAATTTACCTCACCGCGCTGGGTAAAGAAAAGCGCCACCAGGCCCGCGTAATAGTACGGCAGTTCAATAATTACCTGGATGCCAACATCAGCGAAGCGGATAAACAACATCTCATTGAAACCCTTAAAAAGCTGAACAAGCTTACGGTTAACTATAAACCCTGA